CCAACAGTTAAAATTTTGCGAAGTCACAGTTGTTGGCCGTTCTATTTTCAGTGGTATTCCCGTTAATATCACACTCAATTCGTGCTATAGGCAAAATCGGAAAAACCAAAGTACATGTTGTTTAACGATTTTTCGGTAACGTCGTAAGGCTGTATATCCAAGTAATACCGGATTAACATTTTACTTCTCCGAATTAGGGAATcatgtaaataataaaaagaaaaaaaaggaagattAGGACTGctacaaaaattaatgaattgaCTTAAGAAATTTGGTTCCTGACTTTGTACGAAAACACAACACTTTTGTAACAACCTTTACGCTAGCTAAATAGTTTACTTTTTACCCTTGATAGGTCATCCTGTTCGTTGCAATTAATGTTGAGGGAAAGTTAAGTGATCTCAGCTCATCAAATACCAGACATTGCGCGTACATGAACTTTTAAACTTAACGTCCACGGATCTCTTAAATTCAGCTGTAGAGGTGAAAGGcttgttttaaaagttttaaaatttccaaaCGGATATAATAGATTGCATCCTTTTCACCTTCGTCAAATTCTATGTCCCCAAACGTTCAGAAACGTCCTTCTTCCGAAGATATTAAAACACAGGAGTTTTATGATTCAACTAGGAACATAAGAAGAGTCGCTACAGCAATAGGATCCATCAATGCTAATTTAGAGTCTCCACAATTGTATTCACTCGCCAAATCCACCTCTTTACAGGAACCCGTTCGCATCTATGGAGACTCGGTTTCACCCGCCATCAGTAGCTCCAAGGCCCACTCCACGTCTTCAGTGAGTCCGTATTACTCGGAAAAAAACGAATCTCAAGCGTTGAACGCAGATGGCACAGCATTTGCTAATCCTTCATTTCATTCTTTTGGTCTACCTCAGGAGGACTCACAGGATAACACCCAAACCTATTCCACACCTTATACAACGATGAATCCTTCCAATGAGATGCATCCTTATCCGCCAGcaacttttgaaaacaattaCTCTGTCCTTCCTGACCATTCCTCTCAACCCAATGCGTATTCCTTTACCGGCTCAAATATTCTCCCTACTCAGTCCCCATCTTTAAACCAAATGCAAGATTATCAAAATCTACAACAAAATGGTTCCTCTAATACCACTATTCCGTCATTCTCTTCTCAGCATGACCTTTCGCAAGGCCTAACTCATCAACCCGTCCCAAATCATGATGAATATGCATTCTCTTATCCTTATGAGTTACAACGGAAACCTCTGATTCCTGCTCATCCGGTCCCCTCTTTTCGACCTACCTCTGCATTAAAGGTCAACATGAACAGCAATGTTCCATCGTCTGATTCTGTTCGTAATTCTTCTCCAAATCAATATTATGCCTCAACTTCCAAGCAGAGCATCCCCTCTCAAtctcaaaatttacaaCCACCACAAAAAGCTTCTGTACTGGGAACAGTCAATAATTACCGTCAGTAtcaaaattcttttatttctttaaacgATTATCAGGCTGCTCAAAGCAACATCTCTTCTCCGTCCTCAAGGTTTCCTACTCCTTATTCTCCGAGTGTTCCATTTGGCACTTACCAggagaaggaaaaaagtTATTCGCAAGATCATGCAGAACTTTCATACTATCAGCAGTCTCCTTCAATGATGCCTCCTTATGATAGATCAtctgtttattttcaaCAACCCCTGTCCAGAACCGATGTGCCAAATCAATCGTTTCAACAATATCCTACTACCGTCGACGGAGGATCCATGATTCCCAATCTTTATCCCACATCGGCAGAGCAGATGGGCTTGTATCCTCAAGACTCCCAAAACAAAGATACTTATCCAAAGTCTTTAGTTAATAGACCTTCATCGGCCGTATGCGAGCCAGCTAGAAATGATTCTATCCCTATGATGGTCTATTCCCAGCCCGTCACCATTGAACAACGGATTCAGTATGTTTTGTCAAATTGCCATTGTTTAAGCGCCTTTTATTTGTGTATGCCATCCCTTTGCCAAAAATCTTATGGAACGGAAAGACGATATCTTTGTCCGCCCATTGTGCTATACCTTTTAGGGACTACATGGCTTAATAATGTTACAGACAATTTGAAAATCTCTGCTCAAACTTTGGAAGACAAAGACAATCCAAAGTTTgcaaaaaacatattttacTATAATGCAGATGGTGCTTTAATCAGTCCTGAAACTGATATTGCAAAATCTACCTATCAGCTTACAAattataatgaaaacaCTAATTTTGACTCATTCCCTGTCTGGGGTAATGCTCtattaaaaactatttattATACTGGCCAAGGTAAAAATGATGGTTTTGGCCGGTCCACATTTTTACAACTTTCGGTTCAATCAAAAACCAAGTATTTCaaacttgaaaatttaagaCTAGGGGTTATTTCTAAACCAAGTCAGAAACGTGCACTGATGAAAGTGTCTGACATGAGCATACGCCATGGTGATTGCGTTTGTTTATTCAACAGATACCGGGCTCAGCATAACAATGCATTATTCCTAGGTACCAGCAATGTTCAAAGAGCGATATCAAAAGTTTCCCTTAACATGAAATACAATTCGAATTATTTCCCTACCACCGACGCCCCTAACGATGCTGAAAACGAAGGTGCCGGCCTGGCTATGGCAAACAATTTATGGGAAcctttttatattttttctgtCG
Above is a genomic segment from Schizosaccharomyces pombe strain 972h- genome assembly, chromosome: III containing:
- the cbf12 gene encoding DNA-binding transcription factor, CBF1/Su(H)/LAG-1 family Cbf12 yields the protein MSPNVQKRPSSEDIKTQEFYDSTRNIRRVATAIGSINANLESPQLYSLAKSTSLQEPVRIYGDSVSPAISSSKAHSTSSVSPYYSEKNESQALNADGTAFANPSFHSFGLPQEDSQDNTQTYSTPYTTMNPSNEMHPYPPATFENNYSVLPDHSSQPNAYSFTGSNILPTQSPSLNQMQDYQNLQQNGSSNTTIPSFSSQHDLSQGLTHQPVPNHDEYAFSYPYELQRKPLIPAHPVPSFRPTSALKVNMNSNVPSSDSVRNSSPNQYYASTSKQSIPSQSQNLQPPQKASVLGTVNNYRQYQNSFISLNDYQAAQSNISSPSSRFPTPYSPSVPFGTYQEKEKSYSQDHAELSYYQQSPSMMPPYDRSSVYFQQPLSRTDVPNQSFQQYPTTVDGGSMIPNLYPTSAEQMGLYPQDSQNKDTYPKSLVNRPSSAVCEPARNDSIPMMVYSQPVTIEQRIQYVLSNCHCLSAFYLCMPSLCQKSYGTERRYLCPPIVLYLLGTTWLNNVTDNLKISAQTLEDKDNPKFAKNIFYYNADGALISPETDIAKSTYQLTNYNENTNFDSFPVWGNALLKTIYYTGQGKNDGFGRSTFLQLSVQSKTKYFKLENLRLGVISKPSQKRALMKVSDMSIRHGDCVCLFNRYRAQHNNALFLGTSNVQRAISKVSLNMKYNSNYFPTTDAPNDAENEGAGLAMANNLWEPFYIFSVDELNKGNNSNPSDSRSKVLCSNMVIILVSKITGVQSPPLILKKHDNWKVSLSSRAPSEAINCLSKLAFQCHETKRFLYIDEKQSSEISFTSGELEYSDPNDPTKATHSVLPWSAMWSIISTQSVRTMFYNEPIHQNAFHVVPSMPFVKFIRLDENSMFHIYGTGFANDVQIWMAYTRCEVKSINAFKPDTTLPPDIISDSRFSSRVYACTANLIELICEIPVCMFEPTVELSPILLFQYETLFHSGYKWPLESH